A region from the Aegilops tauschii subsp. strangulata cultivar AL8/78 chromosome 5, Aet v6.0, whole genome shotgun sequence genome encodes:
- the LOC109745749 gene encoding uncharacterized protein isoform X1 produces MTPTPARASAATAHALLCRTRCFARANRIRPTTRTFSGAPVGAVGPQGCAEKVGGVKVGDDELDVAIVGGGMVGLAVACALSNMPLTKHLRVAVIDSNPALKSRNYLKKDGVPDSRVSTVTPATISIFRDIGAWEHILQQRHAFFGKMQVWDYTGLGYTRYSARDVGKEYLGFVFSNELWMILICI; encoded by the exons ATGACGCCGACACCTGCGCGCGCCTCGGCAGCCACCGCACACGCCCTGctatgcagaaccag ATGCTTCGCTAGGGCGAATCGGATCCGGCCGACCAcgaggaccttctctggagcgcCAGTGGGGGCAGTTGGCCCACAG GGTTGCGCGGAGAAGGTTGGTGGTGTGAAAGTTGGAGATGACGAGCTCGACGTTGCTATTGTTGGTGGAGGCATGGTGGGCTTGGCTGTTGCTTGTGCACTGT CCAATATGCCATTGACCAAACATCTGCGAGTTGCAGTCATCGATAGCAATCCTGCATTGAAGTCAAGGAATTATCTGAAAAAAGATGGTGTACCTGATTCAAGGGTCAGCACTGTTACTCCTGCAACCATTTCCATCTTCAGAG ATATTGGTGCATGGGAGCATATTCTACAGCAAAGACATGCATTCTTTGGTAAAATGCAG GTGTGGGATTACACCGGACTAGGATACACGAGGTACAGCGCAAGAGATGTGGGCAAAGAATATCTTGG
- the LOC109745749 gene encoding uncharacterized protein isoform X2 — translation MTPTPARASAATAHALLCRTRCFARANRIRPTTRTFSGAPVGAVGPQGCAEKVGGVKVGDDELDVAIVGGGMVGLAVACALSNMPLTKHLRVAVIDSNPALKSRNYLKKDGVPDSRVSTVTPATISIFRDIGAWEHILQQRHAFFGKMQVWDYTGLGYTRYSARDVGKEYLGSKRKTLKR, via the exons ATGACGCCGACACCTGCGCGCGCCTCGGCAGCCACCGCACACGCCCTGctatgcagaaccag ATGCTTCGCTAGGGCGAATCGGATCCGGCCGACCAcgaggaccttctctggagcgcCAGTGGGGGCAGTTGGCCCACAG GGTTGCGCGGAGAAGGTTGGTGGTGTGAAAGTTGGAGATGACGAGCTCGACGTTGCTATTGTTGGTGGAGGCATGGTGGGCTTGGCTGTTGCTTGTGCACTGT CCAATATGCCATTGACCAAACATCTGCGAGTTGCAGTCATCGATAGCAATCCTGCATTGAAGTCAAGGAATTATCTGAAAAAAGATGGTGTACCTGATTCAAGGGTCAGCACTGTTACTCCTGCAACCATTTCCATCTTCAGAG ATATTGGTGCATGGGAGCATATTCTACAGCAAAGACATGCATTCTTTGGTAAAATGCAG GTGTGGGATTACACCGGACTAGGATACACGAGGTACAGCGCAAGAGATGTGGGCAAAGAATATCTTGG